One window from the genome of Amycolatopsis sp. NBC_01480 encodes:
- a CDS encoding MarR family winged helix-turn-helix transcriptional regulator, translated as MADGDAAAITWDQWRAARPDLDLASMTLFGGLKRAHAMLELLLEPVFETSPISSAEFDVLFHLRHAPSPVIARRLAQTMDKSAAALSKTLTKLEQRGLVQRVANPADKRSALVTISEQGAAAVDEVMPRRLVLEGEAIATLTDRQCADVARAFRVIGNALGSTARVRG; from the coding sequence ATGGCGGACGGCGACGCAGCCGCGATCACCTGGGATCAGTGGCGAGCGGCGCGCCCCGATCTCGACCTGGCCTCGATGACCTTGTTCGGCGGGCTCAAACGCGCCCACGCCATGCTCGAACTGCTGCTCGAACCGGTCTTCGAGACCTCGCCGATCAGCTCGGCCGAGTTCGACGTGCTGTTCCACCTGCGCCACGCGCCGTCCCCGGTGATCGCCCGGCGGCTGGCCCAGACCATGGACAAGTCCGCGGCCGCGCTCAGCAAGACCCTGACCAAGCTGGAGCAGCGCGGGCTGGTCCAGCGGGTGGCGAACCCGGCGGACAAGCGCAGCGCGCTGGTCACGATCAGCGAGCAGGGGGCGGCCGCGGTCGACGAGGTCATGCCCCGCCGCCTGGTGCTCGAAGGCGAGGCCATCGCGACGCTGACCGATCGGCAGTGCGCCGACGTGGCCCGCGCCTTCCGCGTGATCGGGAACGCGCTGGGGTCCACGGCGCGGGTGCGCGGCTGA
- a CDS encoding TetR/AcrR family transcriptional regulator encodes MATSKQRTERRADALSKERIVEAAIGILDADGERALTFRALTRRLATGPGAIYWHVENKGDLLAAATSHVIGQVMTDVPAGTEPREAIRTMALGLFDAIDAHPWVGAQLAGEPWQFAMLQLFEGIGGQLMALGVPGPAQFGAASALVNYALGVAGQNAANARLVPPGTDRTAFLSGVVDQWVRLDPAQYPFVHRIAKQLVEHDDRDQFLAGVDLILAGVGTLG; translated from the coding sequence ATGGCGACCAGCAAGCAGCGCACCGAACGGCGCGCGGACGCCCTGTCGAAGGAGCGGATCGTCGAGGCGGCGATCGGGATCCTCGACGCCGACGGCGAGCGCGCGCTGACCTTCCGCGCGCTCACCCGGCGCCTGGCCACCGGGCCCGGGGCGATCTACTGGCACGTCGAGAACAAGGGCGACCTGCTCGCGGCGGCCACCAGCCACGTGATCGGCCAGGTGATGACCGACGTGCCCGCCGGCACCGAGCCGCGCGAGGCGATCCGCACCATGGCGCTGGGCCTGTTCGACGCGATCGACGCGCATCCGTGGGTGGGCGCCCAGCTCGCCGGGGAGCCGTGGCAGTTCGCCATGCTGCAGCTGTTCGAAGGCATCGGCGGCCAGCTCATGGCGCTCGGCGTGCCCGGACCGGCGCAGTTCGGCGCCGCGTCCGCGCTGGTGAACTACGCGCTCGGCGTCGCCGGGCAGAACGCCGCGAACGCCCGGCTGGTCCCGCCCGGGACGGACCGGACCGCCTTCCTTTCCGGCGTCGTCGACCAGTGGGTGCGGCTCGACCCGGCGCAGTACCCGTTTGTGCATCGGATCGCGAAGCAGCTGGTCGAGCACGACGACCGCGACCAGTTCCTGGCCGGGGTCGACCTCATCCTGGCCGGCGTCGGCACTCTCGGTTAG
- a CDS encoding amidohydrolase family protein — MPPEFAHTLPMRPAATVTQPRYRMPGLACDTHFHVFEPGYPAVAKPLYTFPDATIDAYLQLTERLGISRMVLVQPTYYGTDNRLLLDAMRKIGPRCRGVARVEDTTTDAELDRLHEAGVRALRLDLFARADWPVEDLIGYVRAMAGRTRPRGWHLQFYSPGLVVRSLLPFLADFEDVFVIDHMGYMKTSDGLTDADTARLLGLLKGGNGYLKLSGPYRIAQDQPLSTVDPLGRALVAARPDRLIWGSDWPHLPNGRRDTGELLNQLADWAPDEADRAEILVHAPEKLFYSE; from the coding sequence ATGCCCCCCGAATTCGCCCACACCCTGCCGATGCGGCCGGCCGCCACCGTCACGCAGCCGCGCTACCGGATGCCCGGACTCGCCTGCGACACCCACTTCCACGTGTTCGAGCCCGGCTACCCGGCCGTGGCGAAGCCGCTGTACACCTTCCCCGACGCGACGATCGACGCCTACCTCCAGCTCACCGAGCGGCTGGGCATCTCGCGGATGGTCCTGGTCCAGCCGACCTACTACGGCACGGACAACCGCCTCCTGCTCGACGCGATGCGCAAGATCGGCCCGCGGTGCCGGGGCGTGGCGCGGGTCGAGGACACCACGACCGACGCCGAACTCGACCGCCTGCACGAGGCCGGCGTGCGCGCCCTGCGGCTCGACCTGTTCGCGCGGGCGGACTGGCCGGTCGAGGACCTGATCGGCTACGTGCGCGCGATGGCCGGGCGGACCCGCCCCCGCGGCTGGCACCTCCAGTTCTACAGCCCGGGCCTGGTGGTCCGGAGCCTGCTGCCGTTCCTGGCCGATTTCGAGGACGTGTTCGTGATCGACCACATGGGCTACATGAAGACCTCGGACGGGCTGACCGACGCCGACACCGCCCGGCTGCTCGGTTTGCTCAAGGGCGGCAACGGTTATCTCAAGCTGTCCGGGCCGTACCGCATCGCCCAGGACCAGCCGCTGTCCACTGTGGACCCCCTGGGCCGGGCGCTGGTCGCGGCGCGGCCCGACCGGCTGATCTGGGGCTCGGACTGGCCGCACCTGCCCAACGGCCGGCGCGACACCGGCGAACTGCTCAACCAGCTGGCGGACTGGGCGCCGGACGAGGCCGACCGGGCCGAGATCCTCGTCCACGCCCCGGAAAAGCTGTTCTACTCCGAGTGA
- a CDS encoding HpcH/HpaI aldolase family protein, whose translation MEQPRHNAFLDRLTDGELTLMLAIRGARSTEIVHLAATTGHHCVMVDLEHSTMSADTAVAMSLAAAQLGLMDFVRIPEREYGLIGRLLDGGANGIIAPRIETAAQALDVARACRFPPHGSRSQTAMVPQFGMRPIPAAQLNPALDERVVVQILIETPAGVAAADEIAAVDGADLIAFGANDFTAELGVPGQYGDPRVRAAVAELADACRRHGKPLMVGGIGDPALLTEFLKLGAAPLIMTGNDNGLLHQAALARAEQLTQALGPTG comes from the coding sequence ATGGAACAACCACGCCACAACGCTTTCCTCGACCGTCTCACCGACGGCGAGCTGACCCTGATGCTGGCCATCCGCGGCGCGCGCAGCACCGAGATCGTGCACCTCGCCGCCACCACCGGGCACCACTGCGTCATGGTCGACCTCGAGCACTCCACGATGTCCGCGGACACCGCGGTGGCGATGAGCCTCGCCGCCGCCCAGCTCGGCCTGATGGACTTCGTCCGGATCCCCGAGCGGGAATACGGTTTGATCGGCCGGCTGCTCGACGGCGGCGCGAACGGCATCATCGCCCCGCGGATCGAGACCGCCGCGCAGGCCCTGGACGTCGCGCGGGCCTGCCGCTTCCCGCCGCACGGCTCGCGCTCGCAGACCGCGATGGTGCCGCAGTTCGGCATGCGGCCGATCCCCGCCGCGCAGCTCAATCCCGCGCTCGACGAGCGCGTGGTGGTGCAGATCCTGATCGAGACCCCGGCCGGGGTCGCCGCCGCCGACGAGATCGCGGCGGTCGACGGAGCCGACCTGATTGCCTTCGGCGCCAACGATTTCACCGCCGAGCTGGGTGTCCCCGGCCAGTACGGCGATCCCCGCGTGCGGGCCGCGGTGGCCGAACTGGCCGACGCCTGCCGCCGGCACGGCAAACCCCTGATGGTCGGCGGCATCGGCGACCCGGCGCTGCTGACGGAATTCCTGAAACTGGGCGCCGCCCCGCTGATCATGACGGGCAACGACAACGGCCTGCTCCACCAAGCCGCGCTGGCCCGCGCCGAGCAGCTCACCCAGGCACTCGGCCCGACCGGATAG
- a CDS encoding DUF5624 domain-containing protein, protein MSAPGSPELIRLFTTYTSDPDSIGRHLARSFAQNTRDTPLIVATGADFAIYPGGGRPPVVEGYRLSPRGFKELTAVSHLGPAVASLVYLREVLGDGGWRADAERLLAEVRSCRATGSAELWRDRIAVEAYRGREQQIADLVDYSCAVTERYLTAALADEQYLTAETLRTDYLEGGGDVELPVPVNHMMVATFFLAGLDISFRIGRWLRAQQIDWAEAMVVIAGKQGRATAGVTWTTSSVATLILGASEDKLPLERMYLAPHAPTFPTPVDGDLSEVIALEEPLRGLWCATRATVELGGLMFDGYPRYSPSGVLFPDVADPAVTEVGEMPVVRSAADLRALVTRLRVVMEDPRQLLSGAVVDVAVAALAEAGWDPTRVDVPGLTGVCYPTGR, encoded by the coding sequence ATGAGCGCGCCCGGGAGCCCGGAGCTGATCAGGCTGTTCACCACCTACACGTCCGATCCGGACAGCATCGGGCGGCACCTGGCCCGGTCGTTCGCGCAGAACACGCGGGACACGCCGCTGATCGTCGCGACCGGGGCGGACTTCGCGATCTACCCGGGTGGGGGCCGGCCGCCGGTGGTGGAGGGGTATCGGTTGTCGCCGCGGGGGTTCAAGGAGCTGACCGCCGTTTCGCACCTCGGGCCGGCCGTGGCGAGCCTGGTGTACCTGCGCGAGGTGCTGGGCGACGGCGGCTGGCGGGCCGACGCCGAGCGGCTGCTGGCCGAGGTCCGGAGCTGCCGCGCCACTGGCAGCGCCGAGCTGTGGCGCGACCGGATCGCCGTCGAGGCCTACCGGGGGCGGGAACAGCAGATCGCCGACCTGGTCGACTACTCCTGCGCCGTGACCGAGCGCTATCTGACCGCCGCGCTCGCCGACGAGCAGTACCTCACCGCGGAAACCCTGCGCACCGACTACCTCGAAGGCGGCGGCGACGTCGAGCTTCCGGTGCCGGTCAACCACATGATGGTCGCGACGTTTTTCCTGGCCGGCCTCGACATCAGCTTCCGGATCGGCCGCTGGCTGCGCGCGCAGCAGATCGACTGGGCCGAGGCGATGGTCGTCATCGCCGGCAAGCAGGGCCGCGCCACCGCGGGCGTCACCTGGACGACCAGCAGCGTGGCGACGCTGATCCTCGGCGCCTCGGAGGACAAGCTGCCGCTGGAGCGGATGTACCTCGCCCCGCACGCCCCGACCTTCCCCACCCCGGTCGACGGCGACCTGTCCGAGGTCATCGCCCTGGAGGAACCCCTGCGCGGCCTGTGGTGCGCCACCCGCGCGACCGTGGAGCTCGGCGGGCTGATGTTCGACGGCTACCCCCGCTACAGCCCGTCCGGCGTGCTCTTCCCGGACGTCGCCGACCCGGCGGTCACCGAGGTGGGCGAGATGCCGGTGGTCCGGTCCGCCGCGGACCTGCGGGCGCTGGTCACCCGCCTGCGCGTGGTGATGGAGGACCCGCGCCAGCTGCTGTCCGGCGCGGTGGTCGACGTGGCCGTGGCGGCGCTGGCAGAAGCGGGCTGGGACCCCACGCGCGTGGACGTGCCGGGCCTCACCGGCGTCTGCTACCCGACCGGCCGCTGA
- a CDS encoding SDR family oxidoreductase, with amino-acid sequence MTNLGKALAEEFGGQGPRVNTISPGPVWTDLWTSAGGPGDLLARRAGSELAEFKDRLPASVGLSTGEFADPAEIAALVMFLASGKVANMSGADLVIDGGMMKTV; translated from the coding sequence GTGACGAACCTCGGCAAGGCGCTGGCCGAGGAGTTCGGCGGCCAGGGCCCGCGGGTGAACACCATCTCGCCCGGTCCGGTGTGGACCGACCTGTGGACCTCGGCCGGCGGACCCGGCGACCTGCTCGCCCGGCGCGCGGGCAGCGAGCTGGCGGAGTTCAAGGACCGGCTGCCGGCCAGCGTGGGCCTGTCCACCGGCGAATTCGCCGACCCGGCGGAAATCGCGGCGCTGGTGATGTTCCTGGCCTCCGGGAAGGTGGCCAACATGAGCGGCGCGGACCTGGTGATCGACGGCGGGATGATGAAGACGGTCTGA
- a CDS encoding SDR family NAD(P)-dependent oxidoreductase gives MTKTTRIAVVTGAGRGIGPAIVRALAEDGFTVVAASRTVTGSLKELTPDVIEADLGRPDEPARVVQHALDQHGGIDLLVNNIAGTSTPAGGFLQLDDEAWLHTFNVTFMSNVRATRAALPSLLERRGAVVNISSVNASCPSRG, from the coding sequence ATGACGAAGACAACGCGGATCGCTGTGGTGACGGGAGCCGGACGGGGGATCGGGCCGGCGATAGTCCGGGCGCTCGCCGAAGACGGGTTCACGGTCGTCGCGGCCAGCCGCACCGTCACCGGCTCGCTGAAGGAGCTGACCCCGGACGTGATCGAGGCCGACCTCGGCCGGCCCGACGAGCCCGCGCGCGTGGTGCAGCACGCCCTCGACCAGCACGGCGGGATCGACCTGCTGGTCAACAACATCGCGGGCACCTCGACCCCGGCCGGCGGGTTCCTGCAGCTCGACGACGAGGCCTGGCTGCACACGTTCAACGTGACGTTCATGTCGAACGTCCGCGCCACGCGGGCCGCGCTGCCGAGCCTGCTCGAACGCCGTGGCGCGGTGGTGAACATCAGCTCTGTCAACGCGAGCTGCCCCAGCCGCGGCTGA